A genome region from Penicillium psychrofluorescens genome assembly, chromosome: 3 includes the following:
- a CDS encoding uncharacterized protein (ID:PFLUO_005197-T1.cds;~source:funannotate), translated as MASQTPAVVMDNGTGYSKLGFAGNDSPSFVFPTAIATKSGAGGGGSSGSRPAVGNKPSFLSSGGGASSHLSGKRGTEDLDFFIGDEALAAGSGPGYGVNYPIRHGQIENWDYMERFWSNSIFKYLRVEPEDHYFLLTEPPLNPPENRENTAEIMFESFNCAGLYIAVQAVLALAASWTSSKVTDRSLTGTVIDSGDGVTHVIPVAEGYVIGSSIKSIPVAGRDITYFVQSLLRDRGEPDSSLKTAEKVKEEYCYVSPDIVKEFARYDREPDRFLKHTVNSPNGRSISIDVGYERFLAPEIFFNPEIYSSDFLTPLPTVVDGVIQSSPIDVRRGLYKNIVLSGGSTLYKDFGRRLQRDIRHLVDARIRASEARSGGAKSGGLDVAVVTHKRQRHGPWFGGSLLGQTPEFRSYCHTKAEYDEIGPSIVRRFALLGGPGT; from the exons ATGGCGTCCCAAACACCGGCCGTTGTCATGGACAA CGGCACCGGCTATTCGAAGCTCG GATTCGCCGGCAACGACTCCCCTTCCTTTGTCTTTCCGACCGCAATTGCCACCAAGtccggtgctggaggtggtggaagcTCCGGGAGCCGGCCGGCAGTTGGGAACAAGCCGTCGTTCTTGTcgagcggcggcggggccaGCTCGCACCTGTCTGGGAAGCGTGGAACCGAGGACCTGGACTTCTTTATTGGCGATGAGGCCCTAGCTGCAGGCAGTGGCCCCGGGTACGGTGTCAACTATCCCATCCGGCATGGACAGATTGAGAACTGGGACTATATGGAGCGGTTCTGGTCGAATTCCATCTTCAAGTACCTGCGTGTTGAGCCCGAGGATCACTACTTCTTGCTCACGGAGCCG CCGCTGAACCCCCCGGAGAACCGTGAAAACACCGCCGAAATCATGTTCGAATCGTTCAACTGCGCCGGTCTTTACATTGCCGTGCAAGCAGTACTGGCACTTGCTGCATCGTGGACATCCTCCAAGGTAACCGACCGGTCACTGACAGGAACTGTGATTGACTCGGGTGACGGTGTCACGCACGTTATTCCCGTCGCCGAGGGATACGTCATTGGATCTTCGATCAAGAGCATACCCGTTGCCGGCCGAGACATCACCTATTTCGTGCAGAGCCTGCTGCGGGATCGCGGCGAGCCCGACAGCAGCTTGAAAACGGCcgagaaggtgaaggaggaGTACTGCTACGTGAGCCCGGATATCGTCAAGGAGTTTGCGCGCTACGACCGCGAGCCAGATCGCTTCCTGAAGCACACCGTCAACTCGCCCAACGGGCGCAGCATCTCCATCGATGTCGGTTACGAACGCTTCCTGGCCCCGGAAATCTTCTTCAATCCTGAAATCTACTCGTCCGATTTTCTGACCCCGCTGCCTaccgtcgtcgacggcgTCATCCAATCCTCGCCTATCGACGTCCGGCGAGGCCTCTACAAGAACATTGTGTTGTCTGGTGGTTCGACCCTCTACAAGGACTTTGGCCGCCGTCTTCAGCGCGACATCCGACACCTAGTCGATGCTCGTATCCGTGCCTCTGAGGCTCGCAGCGGTGGTGCCAAGAGTGGTGGTCTGGATGTGGCCGTTGTCACGCACAAGCGCCAGCGTCACGGCCCCTGGTTCGGAGGcagcctgctgggccagaCGCCTGAATTCCGGAGCTACTGCCACACCAAGGCCGAGTACGATGAAATCGGCCCCAGCATCGTGCGGAGATTCGCGCTGCTCGGTGGCCCGGGAACGTAG